A genomic window from Vitis riparia cultivar Riparia Gloire de Montpellier isolate 1030 chromosome 16, EGFV_Vit.rip_1.0, whole genome shotgun sequence includes:
- the LOC117933139 gene encoding uncharacterized protein PAM68-like has translation MKILVCLQQPNPHITKPSPWNPRAPTPIATKDLNLRPRTWKLHAEAKGFGVAPGTILEKKTAQKETVPRKNSGNGDDDDDEKIPQVVFDRMIVRILFFVGAPMGIGVALLNLFGAVKDQHLWDVPVWLPFLTTFIAFGASALGIAYGTLSTSWDAEKKGSLLGLEEAQQNWVDVWKEEEDSKR, from the coding sequence ATGAAAATTCTGGTTTGCCTCCAACAACCAAATCCCCATATCACAAAACCTTCTCCATGGAATCCAAGAGCCCCAACCCCCATTGCCACCAAAGACCTTAACCTTCGTCCAAGAACTTGGAAGCTGCATGCTGAAGCCAAAGGCTTCGGCGTAGCACCAGGTACCATACTAGAAAAGAAGACAGCACAGAAAGAAACTGTTCCAAGAAAGAACTCTGGGAacggtgatgatgatgatgatgagaagATACCACAGGTGGTGTTTGATAGGATGATTGTTAGAATCTTGTTCTTTGTGGGGGCTCCTATGGGCATCGGCGTGGCTCTGTTGAACCTGTTTGGTGCAGTTAAGGACCAACACTTGTGGGATGTGCCAGTTTGGCTTCCTTTCTTGACAACATTTATCGCCTTTGGGGCATCAGCTCTTGGAATTGCCTATGGCACTCTCTCCACAAGTTGGGATGCGGAGAAGAAGGGTTCCCTTCTCGGGTTGGAAGAAGCTCAGCAGAACTGGGTTGATGTGTGGAAAGAGGAAGAAGACAGCAAGAGATAG
- the LOC117933465 gene encoding DUF21 domain-containing protein At5g52790: protein MAASDVPCCETMFWIYLVICVALVSFAGLMSGLTLGLMSLSLVDLEVLAKAGRPQDRRNAEKILPIVKNQHLLLCTLLIGNSLAMEALPIFLDALVPAWGAILISVTLILAFGEIIPQAVCSQYGLSVGAKLSVVVRLLVLVLFPISYPISKLLDWLLGKGHSALLRRAELKTLVDMHGNEAGRGGELTHDETTIISGVLDMTQKTAKDAMTPISEIFSLDINTRLDEDTMSLILNRGHSRIPVFSGSLTNIIGLILVKNLIKCRAEDETPIRNLTIRRIPRVYDCLPLYDILNQFQKGHSHMAVVVKCRKDVKTNTENANTKPCTFAINNSNSRQRQAENKGVDNQFYPSVQLNISRDVSSETQNPTLKKMMEQGKGASPRLKKWGSGDGNVTGEDLESLPNLDEEVIGIITMEDVMEELLQEEILDETDEYIDVHNKIKINMLPSRRSSSRSPAVALASHLHWRSPVASPLSSCGHTPVLDSPVSPYVHPSFIRPTLSASPGISMPNSPAGLAGPIRSSPSPHRVSRKSYEKIRQPGG from the exons ATGGCAGCGAGCGATGTGCCATGTTGTGAGACAATGTTCTGGATATATCTGGTTATATGCGTTGCTCTTGTGTCTTTTGCTGGTCTAATGTCAGGCCTCACTCTGGGACTCATGTCCCTCAGCCTTGTTGATCTAGAGGTCCTGGCCAAGGCTGGTCGGCCCCAAGATAGGAGGAATGCAG AGAAGATCCTGCCCATTGTTAAGAACCAGCACTTGCTCCTGTGTACCCTCCTCATAGGCAATTCTCTGGCAATGGAG GCCCTGCCCATTTTCCTTGATGCGCTTGTCCCAGCTTGGGGTGCTATATTGATATCAGTCACCCTCATACTTGCTTTTGGGGAG ATCATCCCTCAAGCTGTCTGCTCCCAGTATGGTCTGAGCGTCGGTGCAAAACTGTCTGTTGTGGTTCGGTTACTTGTTTTAGTCCTCTTCCCTATATCTTACCCTATCAGTAAG CTCCTGGATTGGCTCCTTGGAAAGGGCCATTCTGCACTGTTACGGCGAGCAGAGCTAAAGACCTTGGTGGATATGCATGGAAACGAG GCAGGGAGAGGTGGGGAGTTGACACATGATGAAACAACCATTATCTCTGGAGTTTTGGACATGACACAGAAGACAGCTAAAGATGCAATGACACCCATATCTGAAATATTTTCCCTTGACATAAACACTAGACTCGACGA GGATACAATGAGCCTAATACTTAACAGAGGGCATAGTCGAATACCCGTCTTCTCAGGAAGCCTGACAAATATAATCGGCCTTATTTTG GTGAAAAATCTGATCAAATGCCGTGCAGAAGATGAAACCCCAATCAGGAATCTTACTATTAGAAGAATACCCAG GGTATATGATTGTTTACCACTGTATGATATACTAAATCAATTCCAGAAGGGTCACAGTCATATGGCTGTTGTCGTGAAGTGTAGGAAGGATGTCAAGACAAATACAGAGAATGCAAACACCAAACCCTGCACATTTGCTATAAATAACTCGAATTCGAGGCAAAGACAAGCCGAGAATAAAG GAGTTGACAATCAGTTTTATCCAAGTGTACAGCTGAACATCTCTAGAGATGTGTCCTCTGAAACTCAAAATCCGAcgttaaagaaaatgatggagCAAGGCAAAGGTGCGAGTCCACGGTTAAAAAAATGGGGAAGTGGAGATGGAAATGTTACAGGTGAAGACTTGGAATCTCTTCCAAATTTGGATGAAGAGGTCATTGGTATCATAACAATGGAGGATGTCATGGAAGAACTGCTGCAG GAGGAGATATTGGATGAGACAGATGAGTACATCGATGTTCACAACAA GATCAAAATCAATATGCTTCCATCAAGAAGATCATCATCAAGATCTCCTGCAGTGGCACTGGCCTCTCACCTTCACTGGCGATCGCCAGTGGCATCTCCGCTTTCTTCATGTGGTCATACTCCAGTACTAGACTCACCAGTCTCCCCCTATGTTCATCCATCCTTTATAAGACCCACTCTCTCTGCTTCACCTGGGATTTCTATGCCAAATTCTCCAGCTGGTCTTGCAGGCCCTATTCGCAGCTCACCATCCCCACATCGG GTTTCAAGAAAATCATACGAGAAGATAAGGCAACCAGGTGGTTAA
- the LOC117933878 gene encoding protein SRC2 homolog: MAPRFELKLKISSAKDLKNVNWRHGSLKPYAVVWVEPNAKCSTKVDHDGDTFPSWNETLHIPVPSSIDDSALYLDIVHVKSDDEDDTKPMVGSARLFLRDVVDDVGFGVEAFRTLELRRPSGRPQGKVDVEVSVRDLRYRAPEPYYTAPYGVPPPPGTRGAGYADPPAYGAPPPDPYYSNAGPYGHSPYGQPAYGYQEPTYGYGQGSYGQTVVVEEKKKKSGMGMGTGLAVGAVAGVLGGLAIAEGVDALEDNIAEDVAERIEDEEDD; this comes from the coding sequence ATGGCCCCTCGCTTCGAGCTCAAGCTCAAGATCTCCTCCGCCAAAGATCTGAAGAACGTGAACTGGCGCCACGGCTCTCTGAAGCCATACGCCGTGGTTTGGGTGGAACCTAACGCTAAGTGCTCCACCAAAGTCGACCACGACGGCGACACCTTTCCTTCCTGGAACGAGACTCTCCACATTCCAGTGCCCTCCTCCATCGATGATTCCGCCCTCTACCTCGACATCGTCCACGTCAAATCCGATGACGAAGACGACACCAAGCCTATGGTAGGCTCCGCTCGCCTCTTCCTCCGCGACGTCGTCGATGACGTCGGCTTCGGCGTCGAGGCCTTCCGCACTCTCGAGCTCCGCCGTCCCTCCGGGCGCCCTCAGGGCAAGGTCGATGTCGAGGTCTCCGTGAGGGATTTGCGTTACCGTGCGCCGGAGCCCTACTACACAGCACCTTACGGCGTGCCGCCGCCGCCGGGAACCAGAGGAGCAGGCTACGCCGATCCACCGGCCTACGGCGCACCTCCCCCTGATCCTTACTACTCCAATGCCGGCCCCTACGGCCACTCCCCGTACGGGCAGCCGGCGTATGGGTATCAGGAACCAACTTACGGATACGGTCAAGGGTCGTACGGGCAGACAGTGGTGgtggaggagaagaagaagaagtctgGCATGGGGATGGGGACGGGATTGGCTGTGGGTGCGGTCGCCGGAGTATTGGGCGGACTAGCAATAGCTGAGGGCGTGGATGCTTTGGAGGACAACATCGCTGAAGACGTGGCAGAGAGGATTGAAGATGAGGAAGACGACTGA